A part of Parvimonas micra genomic DNA contains:
- a CDS encoding DMT family transporter, giving the protein MKKFKNEFIGLCSGFFWAVNGTVLSLLMGSELLKSYNVGVIFLLPLVFAGFNDLFAGLFVLGYNGIFGKLNRILPALKTKTGKWVCFAGLIGGPVGQCSYIMGISLAGPAYAIPISALCPMFGTLLSFLFLKEKINLKTFICIIGCIVGTFILSYSKPTGNYPYFYLGILFSLLASFSWGLEATIVNFATKEKLEEEIILNIRELVSGISILFLVLPCLNLFGSFITTIKSFDILKCLIFAGFFAGLSYLLYYKAMRLNGVSKGMALNSTFSLWSVILSVIFFSTPLTLTLLMGVAIVTISIVGLSFSS; this is encoded by the coding sequence ATGAAGAAATTTAAGAACGAATTTATTGGACTTTGTTCAGGCTTTTTTTGGGCTGTTAATGGTACAGTTTTATCTTTGCTAATGGGGAGTGAATTGCTGAAAAGTTATAATGTAGGAGTTATATTTCTTCTACCTTTAGTTTTTGCAGGATTTAACGACCTGTTTGCAGGATTATTTGTTCTTGGATATAATGGAATTTTTGGAAAATTAAATAGGATATTACCCGCATTGAAAACAAAGACAGGAAAATGGGTTTGTTTTGCGGGTTTGATAGGAGGACCTGTCGGACAATGTTCATATATTATGGGCATTTCTTTGGCAGGTCCTGCTTATGCAATTCCAATTTCTGCATTATGTCCGATGTTTGGAACTCTTTTATCTTTTTTGTTTTTAAAAGAAAAAATTAATTTAAAAACTTTTATTTGTATTATTGGCTGTATTGTAGGGACATTTATTCTTTCATATTCAAAGCCTACAGGAAATTATCCTTATTTTTATCTTGGGATTTTATTTTCTTTACTTGCAAGTTTTAGCTGGGGACTTGAAGCAACTATTGTAAACTTTGCCACTAAAGAGAAACTTGAGGAAGAAATAATCTTAAATATTAGAGAGTTAGTTTCCGGAATTAGTATATTGTTTTTAGTTTTACCTTGCTTAAATTTGTTTGGAAGTTTTATCACGACAATAAAAAGTTTTGATATATTGAAGTGTTTGATTTTCGCAGGATTTTTTGCAGGTTTAAGTTATTTGCTTTATTATAAAGCGATGAGATTAAATGGAGTTTCAAAAGGAATGGCTCTAAATAGTACTTTTAGTTTATGGAGTGTTATTTTATCTGTTATATTTTTTTCTACTCCACTTACTTTAACCTTATTGATGGGTGTTGCTATTGTAACCATCTCAATAGTAGGTTTATCATTTAGTAGTTAG
- the ruvC gene encoding crossover junction endodeoxyribonuclease RuvC → MIIFGLDPGIAIVGYGIIEAIGNRVRLIDYGVIETKAGIPLPDRLKIIDEELNRLIELHNVDELAIEELFFNKNVKTVINVAQARGVEILSFIKKNILAYEYTPLQVKQAITGYGRADKKQMQESVKMIFKLKAVPKPDDAADALAIALCHFFSLKFKEQFRMK, encoded by the coding sequence GTGATTATTTTTGGATTAGACCCCGGAATTGCAATTGTTGGTTATGGAATTATAGAAGCTATCGGGAATAGAGTAAGACTTATAGATTATGGAGTAATTGAAACAAAAGCAGGAATTCCACTTCCTGATAGGCTTAAAATTATTGATGAAGAATTGAATAGATTAATAGAATTGCATAATGTTGATGAACTTGCAATTGAAGAGTTATTCTTTAATAAAAATGTAAAAACTGTAATCAATGTTGCACAGGCAAGAGGGGTTGAGATTTTATCCTTTATAAAGAAAAATATCTTGGCTTATGAATATACTCCTTTACAAGTTAAACAAGCTATTACGGGATATGGTAGAGCGGATAAAAAGCAAATGCAAGAGAGTGTTAAGATGATTTTTAAACTTAAAGCCGTTCCTAAACCTGATGATGCTGCAGATGCTTTGGCAATTGCGCTTTGTCATTTTTTTAGCTTGAAATTTAAAGAACAATTTAGAATGAAATAG
- the ruvA gene encoding Holliday junction branch migration protein RuvA, whose translation MYEYISGELKFIYNDYIVIDNGGIGYKIFTSNNTLFNVTVGDYYTIYTDYIVKEDYVALFGFKTMDELSMFKLLVSVNSIGPKVACGILSSMSVDSLKLTIVNGDAVALATAKGVGKKTAQKIILELKDKISIDSISSKDISGMEASTLDSGKDLEKRELVSDALINLGFMKNDIERFLSSINIDEMEIEDIIKLSMKKL comes from the coding sequence ATGTACGAATATATTAGTGGAGAACTTAAATTTATATATAATGATTATATTGTTATAGATAATGGTGGAATAGGTTATAAGATTTTTACTTCCAACAATACATTGTTTAATGTAACAGTTGGAGATTATTATACAATTTATACAGATTATATAGTAAAAGAAGATTATGTAGCTCTGTTCGGATTTAAAACTATGGATGAACTTTCAATGTTTAAATTACTTGTGAGTGTGAATAGTATTGGTCCAAAGGTGGCTTGTGGAATTTTATCATCAATGTCTGTTGATAGTTTGAAATTGACTATTGTAAATGGAGATGCAGTTGCTCTTGCTACAGCCAAAGGTGTAGGTAAGAAAACTGCACAAAAAATCATTTTGGAATTAAAGGATAAAATTTCTATTGACAGTATCAGTAGCAAGGATATTTCAGGAATGGAAGCTTCAACTTTAGATAGTGGAAAAGACTTGGAAAAGAGAGAGCTTGTTTCAGATGCTTTAATAAATTTAGGATTTATGAAAAATGATATTGAGAGATTTCTTTCAAGTATAAATATTGATGAAATGGAAATAGAAGATATAATTAAACTTAGTATGAAAAAATTATAG
- the ruvB gene encoding Holliday junction branch migration DNA helicase RuvB, whose amino-acid sequence MFEDYEDRIIGTGFSREDIEIETSLRPKWIDEYIGQEKAKERLKIFIEAAKTRNEPLDHSLLYGPPGLGKTTLANIIANEMGVNIRVTSGPAIEKPSDLASILTNLSKDDVLFIDEIHRINRSVEEILYPAMEDYALDIIIGKGPSARSLRIDLEKFTLIGATTRTGQLTGPLRDRFGIMLSLELYSIENLQKIITRSAGILGIEIEPEGALEIARRSRGTPRIANRLLKRVRDFAQVKRNGKIDLQTSKDGLDILEVDSLGLDTIDRKIITTIIDNFSGGPVGIDTIAASTGEERITIEDVYEPYLLQIGFLSRTSRGRIVTEKAYKHFGRIKK is encoded by the coding sequence ATGTTTGAAGATTATGAAGATAGAATTATCGGTACAGGTTTTTCAAGAGAAGATATTGAAATAGAGACCAGTTTAAGACCGAAATGGATTGATGAATATATAGGTCAAGAAAAAGCAAAAGAAAGACTTAAAATCTTTATTGAGGCAGCAAAAACTAGAAATGAGCCTCTTGACCATAGTTTGCTTTATGGTCCTCCGGGACTTGGTAAAACAACTCTTGCAAATATCATTGCAAATGAAATGGGTGTTAATATCAGAGTTACTTCAGGACCTGCTATAGAAAAGCCAAGTGATCTTGCAAGTATTTTGACGAATTTAAGTAAAGATGATGTTTTGTTTATAGATGAAATTCATAGAATAAATAGAAGTGTTGAAGAAATTTTATATCCTGCAATGGAAGACTATGCACTTGATATAATAATAGGAAAAGGTCCAAGTGCCAGAAGTCTAAGAATTGACCTTGAAAAATTTACTTTGATAGGGGCAACGACAAGAACAGGACAACTTACAGGACCACTTCGTGACAGATTTGGAATTATGTTAAGTCTTGAACTGTACAGTATTGAAAACTTACAAAAGATAATTACAAGATCTGCTGGAATCTTGGGAATTGAAATTGAACCTGAGGGAGCGCTAGAAATCGCAAGACGTTCCAGAGGAACACCAAGAATTGCAAACAGACTTTTAAAGAGAGTTAGGGACTTTGCTCAGGTTAAGAGAAATGGAAAAATTGATTTACAAACTAGTAAAGACGGACTTGATATTTTAGAAGTTGATTCTCTTGGTCTTGATACAATAGACAGAAAAATAATAACTACAATAATAGATAATTTTTCAGGGGGTCCTGTTGGAATTGATACAATAGCAGCTTCAACAGGCGAGGAGAGAATTACAATCGAAGATGTCTATGAACCTTATTTACTACAAATAGGATTTTTAAGTAGAACAAGCAGAGGAAGAATTGTAACTGAAAAAGCATACAAGCATTTTGGTAGAATAAAAAAGTAA
- the queA gene encoding tRNA preQ1(34) S-adenosylmethionine ribosyltransferase-isomerase QueA — protein MNSLKTDDFDFELDESLIAQFPLKDRSSSKLLVVNRENFDLEHKNFKNIVDYIKKDDVLVINDTKVIPARLFGARPGKDEAIEVLLLKKHDDNTWETLVKPGKKMKIGSKVEFGNGKLLGEVVGISEEGERFVKFSYDGIFEEILDELGTMPLPPYIHEKLEERDRYQTVYAKHNGSAAAPTAGLHFTDELLKELQEKGVKIARVTLHVGLGTFRPVKVDNVLEHKMHDEYYEISEESVEIINSAKEKGNRIFAVGTTSVRTLETVYKKYGELVACKGNTDIFIYPGFEFKVVDCLITNFHLPKSTLIMLVSAFASKEIIMNAYNEATKNKYRFFSFGDAMLIKKEK, from the coding sequence ATGAATAGTTTAAAAACTGATGATTTTGATTTTGAGCTTGATGAGTCTTTGATTGCTCAGTTTCCGCTTAAGGATAGATCAAGTTCAAAACTTTTAGTTGTAAATAGAGAAAATTTTGATTTAGAACATAAAAATTTTAAAAATATTGTTGATTATATAAAAAAAGATGATGTTTTGGTAATTAATGATACTAAAGTTATTCCTGCAAGACTTTTTGGAGCAAGACCTGGTAAAGACGAGGCTATTGAAGTTTTGCTTTTAAAAAAACATGATGATAATACTTGGGAAACTTTGGTTAAACCCGGAAAGAAAATGAAGATAGGCTCTAAAGTTGAGTTTGGAAATGGAAAATTACTTGGAGAAGTTGTAGGTATAAGTGAAGAGGGAGAGAGATTTGTAAAATTTTCTTATGATGGAATTTTTGAGGAAATTTTAGATGAACTTGGAACAATGCCACTTCCACCATATATTCACGAAAAATTGGAAGAAAGAGATAGATACCAAACTGTCTATGCAAAACACAATGGTTCAGCCGCGGCACCGACTGCAGGACTTCATTTTACAGATGAGCTTTTAAAAGAGCTTCAAGAAAAGGGAGTTAAGATTGCAAGAGTTACGCTTCATGTCGGACTTGGAACTTTTAGACCGGTTAAGGTTGATAATGTTTTGGAACATAAGATGCATGATGAGTATTATGAAATTTCAGAAGAAAGTGTTGAAATAATTAATTCTGCAAAGGAAAAAGGAAATAGAATTTTTGCAGTTGGAACAACAAGTGTAAGAACTTTGGAAACAGTTTATAAAAAATACGGAGAACTTGTAGCTTGTAAGGGGAATACGGATATTTTCATATATCCGGGTTTTGAGTTTAAGGTTGTTGATTGCCTTATTACAAATTTTCATTTGCCAAAATCAACATTAATTATGCTTGTTAGTGCTTTTGCATCAAAAGAGATAATAATGAATGCATATAACGAAGCAACAAAGAATAAATACAGATTTTTTAGCTTTGGCGATGCAATGCTTATTAAAAAGGAGAAGTAA
- the tgt gene encoding tRNA guanosine(34) transglycosylase Tgt: MELKYELIKKSSDCNARLGKIYTNRGVIETPIFMPVGTRATVKAMNVDELKEIGSQIILGNTYHLYLKPGQEIIRMAGGLHKFMNWDKPILTDSGGFQVFSLGDIRKITEEGVEFRSHIDGSKHFISPEKSMEIQNDLGSDIMMAFDECAPYPASYDYVKNSMERTLRWLKRCKDYHKNTDNQALFGIIQGGMFKDLRRESALATIDMDLPGYAIGGLSVGEPKEIMVEYLNYTTQFMPENKPRYLMGVGTPDYLFEAVEAGIDMADCVLPTRIARNGTAMTSKGKLVIKNAKYAKDFAPLDDECDCYACRNHTRAYIRHLINVDEILGARLLSIHNLRFLLKTMENIRQAIREDRFLEYKKEFYKKYGYED; the protein is encoded by the coding sequence ATGGAATTAAAATATGAATTGATAAAAAAGTCTTCGGATTGTAATGCAAGACTTGGAAAAATATATACAAATAGGGGCGTTATAGAAACTCCAATTTTTATGCCTGTAGGAACTAGAGCTACTGTTAAGGCTATGAATGTAGATGAGTTAAAAGAGATAGGCTCACAAATAATTTTAGGAAATACTTACCATTTATATTTAAAACCCGGTCAAGAAATTATTAGAATGGCCGGAGGACTTCATAAGTTTATGAATTGGGATAAGCCAATCTTAACGGACAGTGGTGGTTTTCAAGTTTTCAGTCTTGGAGATATTAGAAAGATAACTGAAGAAGGTGTAGAATTCAGATCCCATATTGACGGTTCAAAGCATTTTATTTCTCCTGAAAAATCAATGGAAATTCAAAATGATTTAGGCTCTGATATTATGATGGCATTTGATGAATGTGCACCATATCCTGCAAGTTATGATTATGTAAAAAATTCTATGGAAAGAACTTTGCGTTGGTTAAAGAGATGTAAAGATTATCATAAAAATACAGATAATCAGGCACTTTTTGGAATTATTCAAGGTGGAATGTTTAAAGATTTAAGAAGAGAGTCTGCACTTGCTACAATAGATATGGACTTACCGGGATATGCTATTGGTGGACTTAGTGTAGGAGAACCTAAAGAAATTATGGTAGAATATTTAAATTATACAACACAATTTATGCCTGAAAATAAGCCTAGATATTTAATGGGTGTAGGAACTCCGGATTATTTATTTGAAGCTGTTGAAGCGGGAATTGATATGGCTGACTGTGTTCTTCCTACAAGAATTGCAAGAAATGGAACAGCAATGACTTCAAAGGGAAAACTCGTTATAAAAAATGCTAAATATGCAAAGGACTTTGCTCCACTTGATGATGAATGTGATTGTTATGCTTGTAGAAATCACACAAGAGCTTATATAAGACATTTGATAAATGTTGATGAAATATTAGGGGCAAGACTTCTTTCAATCCATAATTTAAGATTTTTACTTAAAACAATGGAAAATATAAGACAAGCAATTAGAGAAGATAGATTTTTAGAATATAAAAAAGAATTTTATAAAAAGTATGGATATGAGGATTAG
- a CDS encoding SdpI family protein, producing the protein MNKFLKLLLILAITPIILATAGFVILPSSVFAYIRDGKEVFIGSYMVYTFALINAVLSFFGITYLRRVRKKFNDENYPTGVTVVAFVNLLISIMCNYFTFSVLKLMLKNSKMEIPFYVIRLVFTLIAILTALYGIYLRQANKESEFAIRNKWTMSNDIVFGFANKFSGIVFIAGGIFISIVSWIIGNQSQLYITTLFTLIICAISSNYISRTIGMKYKMMYKEKDKKI; encoded by the coding sequence ATGAATAAATTTTTAAAATTATTGTTAATTTTAGCGATTACACCTATAATTTTAGCAACAGCAGGTTTTGTTATATTACCGTCATCTGTTTTTGCTTATATTAGAGACGGTAAAGAAGTTTTTATCGGATCCTATATGGTTTATACCTTTGCTTTGATAAATGCAGTATTATCATTCTTTGGAATAACATATTTGAGAAGAGTTAGAAAGAAATTTAATGACGAAAACTATCCAACAGGTGTAACTGTTGTAGCTTTTGTAAATCTGCTTATTTCTATTATGTGTAATTACTTTACATTTTCAGTTTTAAAACTTATGTTAAAAAATTCAAAAATGGAAATTCCATTTTATGTAATTAGATTAGTTTTCACTTTAATTGCAATTTTAACTGCGCTATATGGAATTTATTTAAGACAAGCTAATAAAGAAAGTGAATTTGCAATAAGAAATAAATGGACAATGAGTAATGATATAGTTTTCGGATTCGCAAATAAATTTTCAGGCATTGTCTTTATTGCAGGTGGAATTTTTATCTCGATAGTATCTTGGATAATAGGCAATCAAAGTCAATTATATATAACAACACTGTTTACACTAATAATTTGTGCAATATCATCAAACTATATAAGTAGAACAATAGGTATGAAATACAAAATGATGTATAAAGAAAAAGATAAGAAAATATAG
- a CDS encoding ABC transporter permease codes for MIFKNYMKIFIKNIKAVLFSFIIFMVMLIIFTSSKDNNVEFKPMKLDLMINDEDKSEESKALINYLKEKHNVKEEKITESEARKQIVEDKIIAYMVINKDFKQNLLNNKKAISILAPTKTSYITFLKIDLKSYLNYTLSAINSNVDQQEVINTLKKEIDVKIIDTKLYNQEKGKEAFNTTFLILSYIVFMSIISIIINIDAEFKKESLLKRMALSPYSQKSQTLQQFLAQIIISILISSFYLVVSISRVNESIAKIDLVYMSLAVFIFSFTAISLGQLFVSISKDVKVVNGVNSAFTLIMAFSSGVFLPMKFLPQALINVSKFMPQYYFVKFLEEINFEKFLLFVASQVVFIVFYTLLGIFIKRYKLKEVA; via the coding sequence ATGATATTTAAAAATTATATGAAAATATTTATAAAAAATATAAAAGCCGTTTTATTTTCTTTCATAATTTTTATGGTTATGTTGATTATATTTACCAGCTCAAAAGATAATAATGTTGAATTTAAACCTATGAAGCTGGACTTAATGATAAATGATGAAGATAAAAGTGAAGAATCAAAAGCCTTAATAAATTATTTAAAAGAAAAACATAATGTAAAAGAAGAAAAAATTACGGAAAGCGAAGCAAGAAAACAAATTGTTGAGGATAAAATTATAGCTTATATGGTAATTAATAAAGATTTTAAACAAAATTTGTTAAATAATAAAAAAGCAATTTCAATTTTAGCACCAACAAAAACTTCATATATAACCTTTTTAAAAATAGATTTAAAAAGTTATCTCAATTACACATTGTCTGCAATAAATTCAAATGTTGATCAACAAGAGGTAATAAATACATTAAAGAAAGAGATTGATGTAAAGATAATAGATACTAAATTATATAATCAAGAAAAAGGAAAAGAAGCCTTTAACACTACTTTTTTAATCTTAAGTTATATAGTTTTTATGAGTATAATTTCAATAATTATAAATATTGATGCTGAATTTAAAAAAGAAAGCCTTTTAAAAAGAATGGCTTTGTCCCCTTATAGTCAAAAATCTCAAACTTTACAACAATTTTTAGCTCAGATAATAATATCTATATTAATATCAAGTTTTTATTTAGTTGTTTCAATTTCAAGAGTGAATGAATCAATAGCTAAAATTGATTTAGTATATATGAGTTTAGCAGTATTTATATTTTCATTTACTGCAATTTCACTTGGACAATTATTTGTATCAATCTCTAAAGATGTAAAAGTAGTAAACGGTGTAAATTCAGCTTTCACATTAATAATGGCATTTTCATCAGGAGTATTTTTACCAATGAAATTCTTACCACAAGCCCTAATTAATGTTTCTAAATTTATGCCACAATATTATTTTGTAAAGTTTTTAGAAGAAATAAATTTTGAAAAATTCTTACTATTTGTTGCTTCACAAGTTGTATTCATAGTTTTTTATACACTACTAGGAATATTCATAAAAAGATACAAATTAAAAGAAGTCGCTTAG
- a CDS encoding ABC transporter permease: MGILSALKVNLLHLTRDKLNLFWNTFFPMILATFFCLVIPNMGKNFDKVNVGINKNNPHEYILKQIPYLNLKEVKEDVQTDLKNKEYKAFIEDDLSLKIISSNSEVMVVKNILDQIKQMYETKINQEEIIKNIDKEFIEDKNHGVTGVEPILFSIIIMASLYTMFDGVIYIDNILYDSSDFAVRMLVSPIKKSTYLINGIISALIVTSFNSTLLIIYLKLVFGITLITNYFASIITLLLIMIFGITMGMFLAVALKAKTETKTMVGLGCILLMNYTSGMMGSSVTNAITSAFPIIKKINPTFYMENALLGVNIANDNSYLITMAKFIIPFTIILFGIALIYLRRHKYNDI, encoded by the coding sequence ATGGGAATTTTATCTGCTTTAAAAGTAAATTTGCTACATTTAACTAGAGATAAACTAAATTTATTTTGGAATACTTTTTTTCCTATGATTTTAGCTACATTCTTTTGCCTAGTAATTCCTAATATGGGCAAAAATTTTGATAAAGTAAATGTTGGAATTAACAAAAATAATCCCCATGAATATATTTTAAAACAAATTCCATATCTTAATCTTAAAGAAGTAAAAGAAGATGTTCAAACAGATCTAAAAAACAAAGAATATAAAGCCTTTATAGAAGATGATTTATCTTTAAAAATTATATCATCTAATTCAGAAGTTATGGTTGTTAAAAATATCCTTGACCAAATAAAACAAATGTATGAAACTAAAATTAATCAGGAAGAAATTATAAAAAATATAGATAAAGAATTTATAGAGGACAAAAACCATGGTGTTACAGGTGTTGAACCCATACTTTTTTCAATAATTATTATGGCAAGTCTATATACTATGTTTGATGGCGTTATCTACATAGATAATATATTATATGATTCGTCTGATTTTGCAGTAAGAATGTTAGTTTCTCCAATAAAAAAATCAACTTATTTAATAAACGGAATAATATCTGCACTTATAGTTACAAGTTTTAATTCTACATTATTGATTATTTATTTAAAACTTGTATTTGGGATAACCCTAATAACAAACTATTTTGCTTCAATTATTACTCTACTTTTAATTATGATTTTTGGAATAACTATGGGAATGTTCCTTGCAGTTGCTCTAAAGGCAAAAACCGAAACTAAAACAATGGTTGGACTTGGATGTATTCTTCTAATGAATTATACTTCAGGAATGATGGGCTCAAGTGTAACAAATGCTATAACTTCAGCTTTCCCTATAATAAAAAAGATAAATCCAACATTCTATATGGAAAATGCACTATTAGGTGTAAATATCGCAAATGACAATAGCTACTTGATTACAATGGCTAAATTTATAATTCCATTTACTATAATTCTATTTGGAATTGCATTAATATATTTGAGGAGGCATAAGTATAATGATATTTAA